The following coding sequences are from one Acomys russatus chromosome 16, mAcoRus1.1, whole genome shotgun sequence window:
- the Krt34 gene encoding keratin, type I cuticular Ha4, with protein sequence MSCESCLPALSCRTSCSSRPCVPPSCHGCTLPGACNIPANVGNCNWFCEGSFNGSEKETMQFLNDRLASYMEKVRQLEQENAELERQIQERNQQQEPLLCPAYQAYFRTIEELQQKILCAKSENARLAVQIDNAKLASDDFRIKYQTELSMRQLVEADINSMRRILDELTLCKSDLEAQVESLREELLCLKRNHEEEVNTLRCQLGDRLNIEVDAAPTVDLNRVLNETRCQYEALVETNRREVEEWFTTQTEELNKQVVSSSEQLQSCQAEIIELRRTVNSLEIELQAQHNMRNALENTLTESEARYSSQLSQVQCMITNVESQLSEIRSDLERQNQEYQVLLDIQARLECEINTYRSLLECEDSKLPCNPCATTNASGGSCGPCCGSQKRCCN encoded by the exons ATGTCCTGCGAGTCTTGCTTGCCTGCCCTGAGCTGTCGCACCAGCTGCTCCTCCAGGCCCTGTGTGCCCCCCAGCTGCCACGGCTGTACCCTGCCCGGGGCCTGCAACATCCCCGCCAATGTGGGCAACTGCAATTGGTTCTGCGAGGGCTCCTTCAACGGCAGCGAGAAGGAGACCATGCAGTTCCTGAACGACCGCCTGGCCTCCTACATGGAGAAGGTGAGGCAGCTGGAGCAAGAGAACGCAGAGCTGGAGCGTCAGATCCAGGAGAGGAACCAGCAGCAGGAGCCCCTGCTATGTCCTGCCTACCAGGCCTACTTCAGGACCATTGAGGAGCTGCAGCAGAAG ATCCTGTGTGCTAAGTCTGAGAATGCCAGGCTGGCCGTCCAGATCGACAATGCCAAGCTGGCCTCTGATGACTTCAGGATCAA GTACCAGACGGAGCTGTCCATGCGTCAGCTGGTGGAGGCTGACATCAACAGCATGCGCAGGATCCTGGATGAGCTGACCCTCTGCAAGTCTGACCTGGAGGCTCAGGTGGAGTCTCTGAGGGAGGAGCTGCTGTGTCTCAAGAGGAACCACGAGGAG GAAGTCAACACCCTGCGCTGCCAGCTTGGAGACCGCCTCAACATCGAGGTGGACGCTGCTCCCACTGTGGACCTCAACCGTGTGCTCAACGAGACCAGGTGTCAGTACGAGGCCCTGGTGGAGACCAACCGCCGGGAGGTGGAGGAATGGTTCACCACACAG ACCGAGGAGCTGAACAAGCAGGTGGTGTCcagctcagagcagctgcagtccTGCCAGGCGGAGATCATCGAGCTGAGGCGCACAGTCAACTCCCTGGAGATCGAGCTGCAGGCCCAGCACAACATG AGAAATGCCTTGGAGAACACGCTGACAGAGAGCGAGGCTCGCTACAGCTCCCAGCTGTCCCAGGTGCAGTGCATGATCACCAATGTGGAGTCTCAGCTTAGTGAGATCCGGTCTGACCTGGAGCGTCAGAACCAGGAGTACCAGGTGCTGCTGGACATCCAGGCCCGGCTGGAGTGCGAGATCAACACGTACAGGAGCCTGCTGGAGTGCGAGGACAGCAA ACTCCCCTGCAACCCATGTGCCACCACCAATGCTAGTGGCGGCTCCTGCGGACCTTGCTGTGGCTCTCAAAAGCGCTGCTGTAACTGA
- the LOC127200376 gene encoding keratin, type I cuticular Ha1 isoform X3, with the protein MPYNCCLPTMSCRTSCSSRPCVPPSCHGCTLPGACNIPANVGNCNWFCEGSFNGSEKETMQFLNDRLASYMEKVRQLEQENAELECRIQERNQQQEPLLCPAYQAYFRTIEELQQKILCSKSENARLVVQIDNAKLAADDFRTKFETELSMRQLVESDINGLRRILDELTLCKSDLEAQVESLKEELLCLKRNHEEEVNTLRCQLGDRLNIEVDAAPTVDLNRVLNETRCQYEALVETNRREVEEWFTTQTEELNKQVVSSSEQLQSCQAEIIELRRTVNSLEIELQAQHSMRNALENTLTESEARYSSQLSQVQCMITNVESQLSEIRSDLERQNQEYQVLLDIQARLECEINAYRGLLESEDCKLPCNPCATTNACGKPIGPCVSNPCTPCPPPAPCPPCVPRPRCGPCNSFVR; encoded by the exons atgccataCAACTGCTGCCTGCCCACCATGAGCTGCCGCACCAGCTGTTCCTCCAGGCCCTGCGTGCCCCCCAGCTGCCACGGCTGCACCCTGCCCGGGGCCTGCAACATCCCCGCCAATGTGGGCAACTGCAATTGGTTCTGCGAGGGCTCCTTCAACGGCAGCGAGAAGGAGACCATGCAGTTCCTGAATGACCGCCTGGCCTCCTACATGGAGAAGGTGAGGCAGCTGGAGCAAGAGAACGCGGAGCTGGAGTGTAGGATCCAGGAGAGGAACCAGCAGCAGGAGCCCCTGCTGTGTCCTGCCTACCAGGCCTACTTCAGGACCATTGAGGAGCTGCAGCAGAAG ATCCTGTGCAGCAAGTCTGAGAACGCCAGGCTGGTGGTGCAGATAGATAATGCCAAGCTGGCTGCAGATGACTTCAGGACCAA GTTCGAGACGGAGCTGTCCATGAGGCAGCTGGTGGAGTCAGACATCAACGGCCTGCGCAGGATCCTGGACGAGCTGACCCTCTGCAAGTCCGACCTGGAGGCGCAGGTGGAGTCCCTGAAGGAGGAGCTGCTGTGTCTCAAGAGGAACCATGAGGAG GAAGTCAACACCCTGCGCTGCCAGCTTGGAGACCGCCTCAACATCGAGGTGGATGCTGCTCCCACTGTGGACCTCAACCGTGTGCTCAACGAGACCAGGTGTCAGTACGAGGCCCTGGTGGAGACCAACCGCCGGGAGGTGGAGGAATGGTTCACCACACAG ACCGAGGAGCTGAACAAGCAGGTGGTGTCcagctcagagcagctgcagtccTGCCAGGCGGAGATCATCGAGCTGAGGCGCACAGTCAACTCCCTGGAGATCGAGCTGCAGGCCCAGCACAGTATG AGAAACGCCCTGGAGAACACGCTGACAGAGAGCGAGGCTCGCTACAGCTCCCAGCTGTCCCAGGTGCAGTGCATGATCACCAATGTGGAGTCTCAGCTTAGTGAGATCCGGTCTGACCTGGAGCGTCAGAACCAGGAGTACCAGGTGCTGCTGGACATCCAGGCCCGGCTGGAGTGCGAGATCAACGCGTACCGGGGTCTGCTGGAGAGCGAGGACTGCAA GTTACCCTGCAACCCCTGTGCCACAACCAACGCGTGCGGCAAGCCCATCGGACCCTGCGTCTCCAATCCCTGCACACCCTGCCCACCCCCTGCCCCTTGCCCACCATGTGTCCCCCGTCCCCGCTGTGGGCCATGCAACTCCTTCGTACGCTAG